From a region of the Deltaproteobacteria bacterium genome:
- a CDS encoding ABC transporter permease, with product MRRWRLVSGASAALILTLEFALFAVVLAPHDGRANTFANLGNISLILKYSSIYGIGAIGAALIIGSGGIDLAAGSVIALASVVTGHLFVVEGWPLVVAIAAGLLTGTLVGSVAAALIVRAQLPPFIATLGTMGMARGAGFLVTEGRFYDLSGRLPAEFAPLAIPLGAWPGMLMFVAAIAFHIVLQYTALGRHLLAVGGNETAARYAGVRVNRVKTFVYVAGGTLAALAGVVLAVVQGQGKADLATGYELDIIAAAVIGGASLSGGRASVVGAVLGSLIFGVLRNALPQIPGGTYADRLIIGVAVLVIAVMDRVAAKRGA from the coding sequence GTGAGGCGTTGGCGGTTGGTCTCCGGCGCCAGTGCCGCGCTCATTCTCACGCTCGAGTTCGCGTTGTTCGCCGTCGTCTTAGCGCCGCACGACGGCCGCGCGAACACCTTCGCCAATCTCGGCAACATCAGCCTGATCCTGAAGTATTCCAGCATCTATGGCATCGGCGCGATCGGCGCGGCGCTGATCATCGGCAGCGGCGGCATCGATCTCGCCGCCGGATCGGTGATTGCGCTTGCCTCTGTGGTCACCGGACATTTGTTCGTCGTCGAAGGTTGGCCGTTGGTCGTGGCGATCGCCGCGGGGCTCCTCACCGGCACGCTGGTTGGCAGTGTCGCCGCCGCCTTGATCGTACGAGCGCAATTGCCGCCGTTCATCGCGACCCTCGGCACGATGGGCATGGCGCGCGGCGCCGGCTTCCTGGTCACCGAAGGACGGTTCTACGATTTGTCGGGGCGGCTGCCGGCCGAGTTCGCACCGCTCGCAATTCCGCTCGGGGCGTGGCCGGGCATGTTGATGTTCGTCGCCGCGATCGCGTTCCACATCGTGCTGCAATACACCGCGCTCGGCCGCCATCTGCTCGCCGTCGGCGGCAACGAGACCGCGGCGCGCTACGCCGGGGTGCGCGTGAATCGAGTCAAGACCTTCGTCTACGTTGCCGGCGGTACGCTCGCCGCACTCGCTGGGGTCGTGCTCGCGGTCGTGCAGGGCCAGGGCAAGGCCGATCTCGCGACTGGCTACGAGCTCGATATCATCGCCGCCGCGGTAATCGGCGGCGCATCGTTGAGCGGCGGTCGCGCCTCGGTTGTCGGTGCTGTGCTCGGCTCGCTGATCTTCGGCGTCTTGCGCAACGCGTTGCCGCAGATCCCCGGCGGCACCTACGCCGACCGGCTGATCATCGGCGTCGCGGTGTTGGTGATCGCAGTGATGGATCGGGTGGCGGCGAAGCGCGGCGCTTGA